The following proteins are co-located in the Planctomycetota bacterium genome:
- a CDS encoding prepilin-type N-terminal cleavage/methylation domain-containing protein encodes MRRRGDGFTLLEVLIAISILVLGVASILPLYAVGSASHRRGMDQAQVAWLAPRIAARLQERLVDLNPKDVQGYVKLLEDGGILVDDADGRLSQDPAAAYSFRASFEPMMQVGDARDPMPAAAFLLRVEIRWRDGQELLEKYETVVLRKLLR; translated from the coding sequence ATGAGGCGCCGGGGGGACGGATTCACGCTCCTGGAGGTCCTGATCGCGATCTCGATTCTCGTGCTCGGGGTCGCCTCGATTCTGCCGCTTTACGCGGTGGGGTCGGCGTCTCACCGGCGGGGGATGGACCAGGCGCAGGTGGCGTGGCTGGCGCCCCGGATCGCCGCGCGGCTCCAGGAGCGCCTGGTGGATCTGAACCCCAAGGACGTCCAGGGGTACGTGAAGCTTCTCGAGGACGGCGGAATCCTGGTGGACGACGCGGACGGACGCCTGAGCCAGGACCCCGCGGCCGCGTATTCCTTCCGCGCTTCCTTCGAGCCGATGATGCAGGTCGGGGACGCCCGGGATCCGATGCCGGCGGCGGCCTTTCTGCTCCGGGTCGAGATCCGCTGGCGGGACGGGCAGGAGCTTCTGGAGAAGTACGAGACGGTGGTGCTCCGGAAGCTCCTTCGTTGA
- a CDS encoding polysaccharide biosynthesis/export family protein, giving the protein MKTHFACAAALLAVSACGAETETRRADVPPTPVPPFAAAPAADAPPAAVPRSAPAPDPVLAPGDLLAISVFRQPDLQLEVRIPQEGKITYPLIGPVQAAGKTTAQLEQTLKQRLEKDFLHDPSVTVTVKEYAPRKVYVMGGVTKPGGYEVFPTSRLTLLQAIAAAEGLTDRAYKEYVQVVRRRGPAEREVLHVNLVQVERLLAQGHPEADLELWPDDLVVIPSAVRVAYVLGQVNKPGQVEVPNGARMTVSMAVSHAGSYTKFAATSRVMVLRTTPTGETRKYAVDLDAILNGRLELDLDLQPGDVVWVPERGIF; this is encoded by the coding sequence ATGAAAACGCACTTCGCCTGCGCGGCGGCGCTCCTGGCGGTGTCCGCCTGCGGCGCCGAAACGGAAACGCGCCGCGCCGACGTTCCGCCGACCCCGGTTCCCCCCTTCGCCGCCGCCCCCGCGGCGGACGCTCCCCCCGCCGCCGTTCCGCGCAGCGCCCCCGCCCCGGACCCCGTCCTCGCCCCGGGCGACCTCCTGGCCATCAGCGTCTTCCGCCAGCCCGACCTCCAGCTCGAAGTCCGCATTCCTCAGGAGGGCAAGATCACCTATCCCCTCATCGGCCCCGTCCAGGCCGCCGGAAAAACCACCGCGCAGCTGGAGCAGACCCTCAAGCAGCGCCTCGAAAAAGACTTCCTGCACGATCCGTCCGTCACCGTCACCGTCAAGGAGTACGCCCCCCGGAAGGTTTACGTCATGGGGGGCGTCACCAAGCCCGGCGGCTACGAGGTCTTCCCCACCTCCCGGCTGACGCTGCTTCAGGCCATCGCCGCCGCCGAAGGGCTCACCGACCGCGCCTACAAGGAGTACGTCCAGGTCGTCCGGCGCCGCGGCCCCGCCGAACGCGAGGTCCTTCACGTCAACCTCGTCCAGGTGGAACGCCTCCTCGCCCAGGGACACCCGGAGGCCGACCTGGAGCTCTGGCCGGACGATCTCGTCGTCATCCCTTCGGCCGTGCGCGTGGCGTACGTCCTGGGCCAGGTCAACAAGCCCGGCCAGGTCGAGGTCCCCAACGGCGCCCGGATGACCGTCTCCATGGCCGTCAGCCACGCCGGAAGCTACACGAAGTTCGCCGCCACCTCGCGCGTCATGGTGCTGCGGACGACGCCCACGGGGGAAACCCGGAAATACGCCGTGGACCTGGACGCGATCCTCAACGGACGGCTCGAGCTGGATCTGGACCTTCAGCCTGGAGACGTGGTCTGGGTCCCCGAGCGCGGGATCTTCTGA
- a CDS encoding EAL domain-containing protein has protein sequence APAEAAGRTDFDFYAAPQARLAFEREQEIIRTGQGYADAEEQMISRDGREVWFSVTKLPLRDADGRIVGTYGVSRDVTDQKRQKDRLRESEALYHSLVDSLPQCIFRKDLELRVTFANKRLCAALGRPLEEILGKTDYDFFPPHLARKYQEDDRRVIRTGQIFETIEEHQDPGKELTYVHVVKVPILDSRGNVVGVEGIFWDETELYRARRRLEESEQRYALALEGANDGIWDWNLVTNEVYYSRRWKEMLGYREDEIGKKLEEWMKRVHPDDLPALRAAIHAHLSGRTAHFQSEHRVLHKQKAYRWVLSRGLAVRDAAGKPVRMAGSQTDITDRKRAEEELTHQAFYDPLTDLPNRALFLDRLKHAIRRAGRRGEGEATFAVLFLDVDRFKDVNDSLGHIVGDELLKAMARRLEETVRPGDTVARLGGDEFAILLESLRSAEDALDVAHRILESLRKPFSIADHEVFATASIGIVPGTLEGGPEDLLRDADTAMYRAKERGRACAEVFDRGMHARAVARLQLETDLRKAIERSEFRVYYQPIVSLAAGRVVGFEALARWQHPERGLVGPSEFVPLAEETGLIIPIDLWVLDQACRQTRRWQERFPSDPPLSINVNLSSRHFSQAGLAAHVEEILKETGLDPSSLRLEITESVILEDVKAISDMLQRLKGLKVQLYLDDFGTGYSSLGYLHRFPIDSLKIHHSFVGQLGKAEGQGELVRTITTLAGNLRMGVVAEGVETLDQVRTLRELRCDRVQGFLFSQPLPPEEAERLIGRPLLGDGNGRG, from the coding sequence GGCCCCCGCCGAAGCCGCCGGTCGCACGGACTTCGACTTCTACGCGGCCCCGCAGGCCCGCCTGGCCTTCGAGCGCGAGCAGGAGATCATCCGCACGGGCCAAGGCTACGCCGACGCCGAGGAGCAGATGATCAGCCGCGACGGGCGCGAGGTCTGGTTCTCGGTGACGAAGCTCCCCTTGCGCGACGCGGACGGCCGCATCGTGGGCACCTACGGCGTCTCCCGCGACGTCACCGACCAGAAGCGCCAGAAGGACCGGCTGCGGGAATCCGAAGCGCTCTACCACTCGCTCGTCGACAGCCTGCCGCAGTGCATCTTCCGGAAGGACCTCGAGCTGCGGGTGACGTTCGCGAACAAGCGTCTGTGCGCGGCGCTCGGGCGTCCGCTCGAGGAGATCCTGGGCAAGACCGACTACGACTTTTTTCCCCCGCACCTGGCCCGCAAGTATCAGGAGGACGACCGGCGCGTCATCCGCACGGGGCAGATCTTCGAGACGATCGAGGAGCACCAGGATCCCGGCAAGGAACTCACGTACGTCCACGTCGTCAAGGTGCCGATTCTCGATTCCCGCGGGAACGTGGTGGGCGTGGAAGGCATCTTCTGGGACGAGACGGAGCTCTACCGCGCCCGCCGGCGTCTGGAGGAGAGCGAGCAGCGGTACGCCCTGGCGCTCGAGGGGGCCAACGACGGCATCTGGGACTGGAACCTCGTGACGAACGAGGTCTACTACTCGCGGCGCTGGAAGGAGATGCTGGGCTACCGCGAGGACGAGATCGGCAAGAAGCTCGAAGAGTGGATGAAGCGGGTCCATCCGGACGATCTTCCGGCGCTGCGGGCGGCCATCCACGCGCATCTGTCGGGCCGGACGGCCCACTTCCAGAGCGAGCACCGGGTGCTCCACAAGCAGAAGGCGTACCGCTGGGTGCTCAGCCGCGGTCTGGCCGTGCGCGACGCCGCCGGCAAGCCCGTGCGCATGGCCGGTTCGCAGACCGACATCACGGACCGCAAGCGCGCCGAGGAGGAGCTGACCCACCAGGCCTTCTACGACCCCTTGACGGATCTGCCCAACCGGGCGCTCTTCCTGGACCGCCTGAAGCACGCGATCCGCCGCGCCGGGCGGCGCGGCGAAGGGGAAGCGACCTTCGCGGTCCTCTTCCTCGACGTGGACCGCTTCAAGGACGTCAACGACAGCCTCGGGCACATCGTGGGCGACGAGCTGCTCAAGGCGATGGCGCGGCGGCTGGAAGAAACGGTGCGTCCGGGGGACACGGTGGCCCGCCTGGGGGGCGACGAGTTCGCGATCCTTCTCGAATCCCTTCGCAGCGCGGAGGACGCCCTGGACGTGGCCCACCGGATCCTGGAGAGCCTCCGGAAGCCCTTTTCGATCGCGGACCACGAGGTCTTTGCGACCGCGTCGATCGGGATCGTCCCGGGAACCCTCGAGGGGGGACCCGAGGACCTGCTGCGGGACGCGGACACGGCGATGTACCGGGCCAAGGAGCGCGGCCGCGCGTGCGCGGAGGTCTTCGACCGCGGCATGCACGCCCGGGCGGTGGCGCGCCTGCAGCTGGAAACCGATCTGCGCAAGGCGATCGAGCGCTCCGAGTTCCGGGTGTACTACCAGCCGATCGTGTCGCTGGCCGCCGGACGCGTGGTGGGCTTCGAGGCGCTGGCGCGGTGGCAGCACCCCGAGCGCGGGCTCGTGGGTCCCTCGGAGTTCGTGCCGCTGGCGGAGGAAACCGGGCTCATCATCCCGATCGACCTCTGGGTGCTCGACCAGGCGTGCCGCCAGACGCGGCGATGGCAGGAGCGCTTTCCGTCGGATCCGCCGCTTTCGATCAACGTCAACCTCTCCAGCCGCCATTTCTCCCAGGCGGGGCTGGCCGCCCACGTCGAGGAGATCCTCAAGGAGACCGGGCTCGACCCCTCGAGTCTGCGGCTGGAGATCACCGAGAGCGTGATCCTGGAGGACGTCAAGGCGATCTCGGACATGCTCCAGCGTCTCAAGGGGCTCAAGGTTCAGCTCTACCTCGACGACTTCGGGACCGGCTACTCGTCGCTCGGATATCTCCACCGGTTTCCGATCGACAGCCTCAAGATCCATCACTCCTTCGTGGGACAGCTGGGAAAGGCGGAAGGGCAGGGGGAACTCGTGCGCACGATCACGACCCTGGCGGGGAACCTCCGCATGGGGGTCGTGGCGGAAGGGGTCGAGACGCTCGATCAGGTGCGCACGCTGCGGGAACTGCGCTGCGACCGCGTGCAGGGGTTCCTTTTCTCGCAGCCGCTGCCGCCGGAGGAGGCGGAGCGCCTCATCGGGCGGCCGCTCCTCGGGGACGGAAACGGCCGCGGATAG
- a CDS encoding addiction module protein: protein MEGAEKILKEASDLPVEERAFLVDSLLRTLNRPDPGIDRQWIAVVRQRLADLRGGGVRAIPAEDVFARLRDRFGR, encoded by the coding sequence ATGGAAGGAGCGGAAAAGATCCTCAAGGAAGCGTCCGATCTGCCCGTCGAAGAACGGGCCTTCCTTGTGGACTCCCTTCTGCGAACGCTGAACCGTCCGGATCCGGGAATCGATCGGCAATGGATCGCCGTTGTCCGTCAACGCCTCGCCGATCTGCGGGGGGGAGGCGTTCGGGCGATTCCCGCCGAAGACGTGTTTGCACGTCTTCGGGACCGCTTCGGGAGATGA
- a CDS encoding type II toxin-antitoxin system RelE/ParE family toxin, producing MTLSFHPEAAAELEAATAAYEDREPGLGLDFILEVQAAIERIVSFPEAWPILDGEVRRCLVHRFPFGILYACEASGIRILAVMHLHREPEYWKHRRGPTGTV from the coding sequence ATGACCCTCTCGTTTCATCCCGAGGCGGCCGCGGAGCTTGAAGCAGCGACCGCCGCCTACGAGGATCGCGAGCCGGGGCTGGGACTGGACTTTATCCTTGAAGTACAGGCGGCGATCGAACGCATCGTCTCCTTTCCCGAGGCTTGGCCCATCCTGGACGGAGAGGTCCGCCGCTGCCTGGTGCACCGCTTTCCTTTCGGGATTCTCTACGCCTGCGAGGCATCCGGGATTCGTATCCTGGCGGTCATGCATCTCCACCGGGAGCCGGAGTATTGGAAACACCGCCGTGGGCCGACCGGAACCGTTTGA